The sequence below is a genomic window from Methylophilus sp. DW102.
TCATCACCACCAATACCACCGCCAATGTAGGGACCTCCGAGAGCGTGTCTTATGTCGATGTCGGCCTCAAGCTGGAAGTTGAGCCGCGCATCATGCTGGATGATTTTGTCAGCATCAAGGTGAACCTCGAAGTCAGCTCACTGGGTGAGGCTGTGACCTTGAGCAATAACTCCAAGGTTTACAATATTGGTACCCGCAATGCCAGCACCATCCTGCGGCTTAAGCATGGCGAAACGCAGATCCTGGCCGGCTTGATCCAGGATTCCGAGCGCAAGAACGCAACCAAATTACCTGGGCTGGGCGAAATCCCGATCTTGGGCCGCCTGTTCTCCAACAATACTGATGACAAGAGTAAAACAGAAATTGTGCTGGCGATTACGCCCAAGGTTATCAGTAATGTCACTTTGCCAGAAGCCACCTTCTCTGAGTACTGGAGTGGCACCGACAGCGTGATTTCAGACAAACCACTGATGAACAGCATGCCTGTTGCGCCTACCCTCACGCGTAGCCAGCAAATCCGTGAGCTGCAGTTACAGCGGCAAAATGAGTTGAATGAAGGCAGCAACACACCTGCCAATGAGCCCGCCAATGATACGCCTGACGCTGCGCCGCCGCCCGAACCGGCCTTACCCGCGCCAGACACGACACCGGCCAATACAAACGCCGCGCCACAAGTGACGCCCTCATCAGATGGTCTTTCAAACAATATCAGGGACTTGCCCGAACAGGGCACGACCAGTTTGCCAGCGCCCAAGGAGATCCCCTGATGCGCCAACGCGCGTGCTTGCAGTCTAGTGCTTGCCCAGGCTGTGGATTCACGTTGATTGAGCTTATGGTGTCGCTGGTGATTATCGCCATCATGGCCAGCATTGCCACGCCCATGATACAAGTCGCGGTGCAGCGGCAAAAAGAACAACAGTTGCGTACACATTTGCATGATATCCGCCGCGCGATTGATGCCTATAAAAAGGCGGCGGAGGATGGGCGGGTGAAAAAAAATTCAGATGCCAGCGGTTACCCGCCCAACTTGCAAGTGTTGGTCGAGGGCGTCGACGATCTCAAAGACCCCAAGCACAAAAAATTACGTTTTTTAAGGCGCATCCCTTTTGATCCCATGCTCAACAAGCGCGACGACACTGCACCAGTGGCGGCTTGGGGCTTGCGTAGTTATGACAGTCCACCCGACCAGCCGCGCTATAACCAGGATGTCTATGATGTGTATTCACTGAGCCCGCGCATCGGCCTGAATGGAGTTCCCTATGCGCAGTGGTAATCGTTGGCGGCGGTGGCGCGGCTTCACGCTGGTGGAGTTATTGGTGGTGCTGTCGATTTTAGCCTTGCTACTTTCGCTGGCACTACCGCGCTATTTTTCTGGCGTACAACGCGCCAAAGAGCAGGCGCTCAAACAACAGTTAATCACCACGCGCAAGGCGCTGGATGAGTTTTATGCCGATCAGGGGCAATACCCTGAAAGCTTGCAGGAGCTGGTGGACAAGCGCTATCTGGACAAATTACCTTGGGACCCTATCTCGGAGCATAACGATGCCTGGGTAATTACAGCACCAGAGCTGCCTTTGCTGGGTGGCGTTTATACCTTGCATAGCAGTGCGACTGGACAGGCTTCGGATGGCAGCGCCTATACCGATTGGTAAGAGGCAGGGCTATGTCGCTTGATATGAGACCTGTTAAACCAGCAGTCACCTCTCTGCGTGGCGGCATATTCCTGCGCGGCTTTTCGTATTTAGGCATCATGGTCACCTTGGCGATTGCCGCCATTGCCATGCAGGGCGCGGCCAGCCTTTGGCAGCAACAGTCCCAGCGCAGCAATGAGGCCCTCTTGCTTGAGGTGGGAGAGGCTTACCGGCTGGCAATCGGCCGCTATTATGAATCTACGCCGCAAGCCGTTAAACAATACCCGGCGAGTCTGGAAGAGCTGTTAGAAGACAAACGATTTCCTGTGCCAAAAAGACATCTGCGCAAAGTGTACGCAGACCCCTTTGCGGTCAAGCAGGGCATGCGTCTGATCCTCAGGGATGGGCGCATCATCGGCGTTTACAGTCCGTCTACGCTTGTGCCCATTCGGCGCAATGGTTTTCAGGATGCGCAGGCCGACTTCCAGGCGGCCAAGCATTACAGTGACTGGAAGTTTGTATACGAGCCGAATAGTCTGGCCAGTTTGGAAGAGGCCTGGGCCAACCGCTAATGCAGCGGCTGGATGAGTTTGGACTTAAATACCTGATAGTAGCGCAATACCTTAGGCACATATTGCTGAGTCTCAGCATAAGGCGGCACCGTCCGCTGATGCGATTTGACCGCTTGCGGACCAGCATTGTAAGCCGCTAGCGCCAGCACCACATCGCCTTCAAACAAGTCCATGAGTTGCTTTAAATAGCGGGATCCCCACAAGATTTGCTGCGAGGCTGACCAGGCACGCACTGGGGTAGGGGTCAGCGTTTTGGCAGTGGCCGGCATCACCTGCATCAAGCCATAAGCGCCTTTGGGCGAAGTGGCTTTGGCATTGTAGCCAGACTCGGTAGCAATCACGGCATGAATCAGTGCGGGCTCGAGTTGTGTGACTTGTGCCGCCGCTTGTACTTCTGCCTGATAGGGCAATTGCGCTGTGGACCAACGAGACCCTGTCAAGGTTTTGCGCCCGTCGTCAGCAATTACTGGTTCGGTTTCTGTGTCCGATCCCCCGGTATTGCTGATCACAATTTCTGTGTCATCAGAAGGGTCCAGTACAATTTTTCCGGCCAAGTATTCAATCGCTTCAGTCGCGTGTGCTGGAATGCACACCAGTAAGGTGAGCACAAAAAATACACGCAATTTGACTACGAGGTTTGGCATCTCTCAATAGTCTCATACGCAAGTGACATTCTCAAGACACGTAGACTGGTTATATTGTTAATGAGCGCTCATTGCGTGAATGCTTCTATCACCATTGCTGTTACTTGATGACTGGTTCATCTGATGAATTTTTCTCTTCGTAAAGAATAGTCCGCATATTAATCCGTTGTCATTAATTCATCAACAAACTGACGCTGTGCAATCATTTTTTTGTCACAAATTTTGAGCACACTTGCTGCACATTAATATCAATGTGTGCAACACATGGACACCA
It includes:
- a CDS encoding type II secretion system protein, with translation MRQRACLQSSACPGCGFTLIELMVSLVIIAIMASIATPMIQVAVQRQKEQQLRTHLHDIRRAIDAYKKAAEDGRVKKNSDASGYPPNLQVLVEGVDDLKDPKHKKLRFLRRIPFDPMLNKRDDTAPVAAWGLRSYDSPPDQPRYNQDVYDVYSLSPRIGLNGVPYAQW
- a CDS encoding prepilin-type N-terminal cleavage/methylation domain-containing protein, whose product is MRSGNRWRRWRGFTLVELLVVLSILALLLSLALPRYFSGVQRAKEQALKQQLITTRKALDEFYADQGQYPESLQELVDKRYLDKLPWDPISEHNDAWVITAPELPLLGGVYTLHSSATGQASDGSAYTDW
- a CDS encoding type II secretion system protein produces the protein MRPVKPAVTSLRGGIFLRGFSYLGIMVTLAIAAIAMQGAASLWQQQSQRSNEALLLEVGEAYRLAIGRYYESTPQAVKQYPASLEELLEDKRFPVPKRHLRKVYADPFAVKQGMRLILRDGRIIGVYSPSTLVPIRRNGFQDAQADFQAAKHYSDWKFVYEPNSLASLEEAWANR
- a CDS encoding lytic transglycosylase domain-containing protein produces the protein MPNLVVKLRVFFVLTLLVCIPAHATEAIEYLAGKIVLDPSDDTEIVISNTGGSDTETEPVIADDGRKTLTGSRWSTAQLPYQAEVQAAAQVTQLEPALIHAVIATESGYNAKATSPKGAYGLMQVMPATAKTLTPTPVRAWSASQQILWGSRYLKQLMDLFEGDVVLALAAYNAGPQAVKSHQRTVPPYAETQQYVPKVLRYYQVFKSKLIQPLH